The Procambarus clarkii isolate CNS0578487 chromosome 37, FALCON_Pclarkii_2.0, whole genome shotgun sequence nucleotide sequence AAGTGAAAAAACCCAGAAAGAAAGTGCcgtaactggtacgccttaatcgactacaccactcagacctttcaaaaggtaTGGAAATTTTGGATTATTTCTGCATCAATTTCCATCCCCTGAGGACACCAGAGCAGTGTGCGATCAaagctacgtttttcatcaagtaacTGCATTAACAGAGAGAACTCGTGTCTATTCACAAGAATTTACTTGCATAAACTCGCAAGTTTTTTGGCACACTGCTCTGGTGTCCTCGGGGGATGGAAATTGATGCAGAAATAATCCAAAATTTCCATACCTTTTGAagtgtctgagtggtgtagtcgattaaggcgtaccagttatggcagCTGCGCAAAGTTgtactttctgggttcgagtcaactgcaggtagggtgtctatggttttatatatatatatatatatatatatatatatatatatatatatatattatataatatataatatatatttatttatatttgcttTTTCATTATCTTTTTTGCTTTTATATCTTATATACAGTATTTGCATATATGCTTTTCATTATCTACTGCGCGCTTGGAACAGGTGGTCATATTtctattaaattatttattatacatTGTCTTTGAAtaacttattttatttatttttcatatactgtatattgaAACTTGGTATTGAATCATGTGGAACAAGGAAATGCAATAATTTAATTCAGTTTTATTTTGACAAACACAAGAGGTGTTGATAGTCGCAGCGCTCCACCACTAGTAATTaagcttgtctgtctgtctgtctgtctgtctgtctcattaCATTAATCTTTGGTATACAAAATGAGGTTCATTAATACCTGCAcaagacagtgaagcagtgttgCTAAGACTGCCAGAGAAGCCTTCGTCTCCTATGATGTCACAAAAGAGACGAAGGCTGTCACATAGAACTATGATGTCAAGTAATTCCACTTTCATACAGCACACAACATATATCACGTCACCAGCTGCCCTCTAACTTTCATACAGCACACAACATATATCACGTCACCAGCTGCCCTCTAACTTTCATACAGCACACAACATATATCACGTCACCAGCTGCCCTCTAACTTTCATACAGCACACAACATATATCACGTCACCAGCTGCCCTCTAACTTTCATACAGCACACAACATATATCACGTCACCAGCTGCCCTCTAACTTTCATACAGCACACAACATATATCACGTCACCAGCTGCCCTCTAACTTTCATACAGCACAACATATATCACGTCACCAGCAGCTGCCCTCTAACTTTCATACAGCACACAACATATATCACGTCACCAGCTGCCCTCTAACTAAATGTCAGTATTGTGTTTCTATTTTGTGTATTCGTTTAGTCAACAAATATAAAGTGTGTATGGATACTCTTTTTAACAATAAACATGTACTATTCTTGGTCTTCGTGTGAATTTACACTAGATACCCATAAATTatcattaaaaaaaatcataattgTTTTTCTAATACCAAACATCACCAAGGTTGAAAACAGCTTGAGTGCGTCTCACTAAAAATATCTTATCTCGTTTTCTTTGGGATCCAAACATGTGGAGCGCTATCTTGGCTGTTGACATGTGAGTCAACCTGGGGAATGTACTAGTCATCTTAAGTAAAAACTATGCTATTCTTCATGGTATTCCTATAGTTGCCTTGATAAACTCCCCCCTCATCTACTGTGtacaaaaatattattttatttgttaAATATATGACTAGTAGTGTGACTAAAACTAATGGATAAGCTGCTCATAtatgtctcgctctctctctctctctctctctctcaaacttatAAGTTAGTAACTCCTTAATGTGGGTTAAATAAATACTAATATTACACAATGGAATGGCGACAGTTGGCATTACAATAGCTGCCATGGCACCTGCTATAAGGAATGTCACAATGACGCCAGGGACACAGTAATGCCATGACGAGTCGACAGTGATCCCAGTCAGATCTGTTAGTGTCTCAAGGAAGCATTGTCTTCAGAAGTAGAGAGCAGGGACTTAAATTCCAAGTAAAAAAAATCTCTGGTAAAGTTCTCGTAAAAGGCTTGGAGGTTCAAATGGGCCGTCTACTCTTGTGGCGAGCACCGAGGAACTTTTGAGCATCTGTTGATGCTTCAGTGTCCATAGGTGTCCACAGTTCACCCACGGACACCCAAGCATGCCTCTTGGCAACTACAACCACCTCTGGACGTCCTAAAAATTTATTGGTATGAGCCTGAAGATTTTTCACATATATTTGAAGTGAGGTTTGCCGGTAATTGACTTAGAAACGTGTCCAGGTGGTGTCCACAAATGCCTAAAGTGTCAGGAGATACCCAGAGGTGTTCATGCCCAGAATCGTACCCAGTTGGCCAGAGTCGTAGAGATGTTAATCAGGAAGATATTAGTTCCTGCTCTTCGTCGTGGGACTTGTGGTGGATGGAGGGGTCAAGTCCTACTGGTGGATGAGGGGAACAAGTCCTACTGGTGGATGAGGGGGGCCAAGTCGTACTGGTGGATGAGGGGGGCCAAGTCGTACTGATGGATGCGGGGGCAAAGATCTTCTGGTGGATAAGGGGGCCAAGTCGTACTGGTGGATGAGGGGGGCCAAGTCGTACTGATGGATGCGGGGGCAAAGATCTTCTGGTAGATAAGGGGGCCAAGTCGTACTGGTGGTTGAGGAGGGACAAGTCGTAAAGGTAGATGCAGCAGGGCACATCGTAGAGCTGGTGTAGGTGGGAACGTATGGTTGGCAAAGGGTACTCTTTCCCTCGGGGTGACAGACCTGTCACCTTACTTGCCGACAATTTGGACGCCGGAGATGTACTCGTCAACAACATTTATCAAGAGAAGGTCGTCGAGGCATTGACGAAATACGGAATTGGCATAGCAGTTTTCCCTGTGGGAGAGATGGAATTTGTTAGGCACTCTACATTATAATCAAGTATTAGTGGTAAACAaaagaaaatgtaaaaaaaatatgATTGAGAAAGACGCATTTATAGAAACTTTGAActcaatataaaatatatatgaaaCTGAACCAGAGAGAAGTGAACTATATtaacaaaataaataattaaCTTAAACTTCaataatcaaaataataattTTGATAGCAAATTAAAGAATTTCAACTAAAATCCAGAAGTTAAAATAAAATTCAACTAAAATGACAAAGTTAAATTACACGTCCAATGAGAAGAATTATAACAACAGGTCCTCAGTACTTTACCATGAGAATCACTCTTGGAAATTCCGTCCATCCTGTAAGGTATCCATACAGATACCCTCGGACGCCAGAGGTTACCCTCGTATCATGTCGCTTAGGTAAGTGAACAGTTCAAGGTCGAGTCCCAGATTCACTACGCAATATTTAAATGTGGAGTGAGCGAAGCAGTTATCCCTGTTATGTTGCGTAGAAAACGGAGGAAGGAACAGAAAGGGATTCATTAAAAATGTGAAAAAGATCGAGTTGATATGTTAAAAAAAAGTTTAACTAATAAGAAATATAAATTGTAGAGGAATAAAACATAATAATTGTATGTAgataattatttaaataaatttaaaattaaattaagAACAGAGTAAAATTATCAATACGAATGAACACAAAAAATAAACGAGAACAAAATTCAATGTTGTTTAATGATAAACTAAAATAATTCTTCAAGATGTACTTGTCTTAGGAAAAATAATTGTCATAATTATAATAACtaaaatattaataaagttttagaGTGTAAATAAGTACCACAGTAATAAAATAAATACGGAaaccaaattaaattaaataaaatattaaataaagtaAAATTTAGAAAAATAAATACCCATAGAGATTGAAATCAGTTTGCCCGAGAAACGACTGAGGATCTGGGAAAGGTATAAGGATGGAGGCGAGGTGCCTAATCCCTGATGAGTATGTCTCGGGTTAGGTATAAGGATTGGGGGTTTAcgggcaattcatgcccgtgccacctcttaggtggcttgaTCTTTATCAGGATGGGGGCGAGGTACTTAATCTCTGATAGGTATTTAGGGTCCAGGTCGTACAATCGGCTTCGTTCTCGACCCACAATcaagaatcccgggcgggacagaaatggtcggGCACGTCTccaatcaccaaatgcccctgtccacctggccgtaaataggtacccaggagttagtcagcttttacgggctattcatgcccgtgccacctctttggtggcttaatcttcatcaatcaatcttagtCAGCATGTtttgggggttgcatcctggggagggtcagtaattcgactctggggagggggtgggggtggacctctatataagcctaacatttACTGTATGTATATGACGGGAAACATctctcgtcacgcagggtgcagtcgcacctccatagatctccagtatcatctattgacacTGGtaatacgggctattcatgcccgtgccaccttttgggtggcttaatcttcatcaatcaatcaatctgtatgtatattctggcttcctgtcccccgtcacaatgaattattatcattattaatgaATTATCTGGGGAAGGATGGGGGGGAGAGGCACCTGATCCCCGCTGGTATCCAGTAGTACTAAGGATGAGGGTACTTGAGGGAGGTTGTGACATGCTGGCGAGATAGCCAGCTGATACCTGAGAGAAGTGGTAGGCAGCTCACCTGCAGGTGGTGGCGACCTTGGGCTTGCGGTACAAGTTGTAACAATCATCACACACTAGTTCAAGCTTCCTGAAGATGGCTCTGTCGTATATGCCTTTACAAGCCTGGTCGAACACCTGTCGCTTGTTGACGCTGTGATCTTGGGAGAGGAAGCTGAGAGGTTCCGACGATGACGACCCAGACGACAGGAGTTGTTCCAGTCGCGACGACCCTTCTACGGACCGTCCATGGACACCAGACGAGCCCAGACtcgccaccacgaccaccaccaccaacgaccacatcTGGAAGAGAGAAGAAGTGAGGGAGATTACTTCACTATATCTGGCAACCCAAACACACTTTCACCACCACCAGCGAACACATTTGGTAGAGAGGCTGAGATAATTAAAGGAAAATATAAAACAGTGATCACTAAACAGGTGTCATGCAGCTGCCAAGGTCTCAGATGTCAAGCTATCCTCAGAAGTCATGCGTCACCGTCTATTGCAGGAATTGGAGGAATGCTTCTTATTAAAGATTTATCAGGCCTTCCTTTCATAGACCCAGTATGTGATGTACTCATCTCCCAGTCCCCGTCTTTCCCCACTACCCGTTTTCTCCATAACTCAGTTGACaattctcgctttctctctctctctctctctctctctctcttctcatttTAAAGAGGTGGGCATTATTGCTGTCGTCAACATCCCATCAGTCAATATAAGTTTTCTCTGGAGTATTTACTAATCAAAGTTACTTCAATGTCACCATGCTCAATGTTCTCATTATTTAACCCAAATATTAAGTCGATATGTCGAGTCTAATATATAACCTCTACAAGCATTCATGAACGTGGCCGCAACATGAAGGGATGTCCTTGTGCACTGTAACTGGAAATCGCATGTGGGTTAATTACTTAATTAGCacactaagagagagagagaagctcgcTTCATTACTTCTAGGACCTTCGAGTAAAGATGTGCTAGAGAGAGCAAGGTTGTGTTTTAGAGGCGTGGAACGTGACTGCAACATTCAGTGGTGGTTGGTGACGTCATTGAAGGCATAGGAATTATTAATGtgtattcaaattcaaatgtgtaCCGTAGGACATAATTATTAATATACATCTGTTCAAAATGTTACTCCGGTATTATTTGCTTTTAGAATTATAAAAAATGTAATTAAACATATATTAGGGCTAATATGCTTGTATTTCAAAGGAAGGCTAAATATTATATGGTTTTACATTGTTGGAACAATTAGAGACGCTTGTCCGACTAATCAAGGTTCCACTAGGGCATTGGCTAACTGCTGACCATTCCAGagccacaacccacaacagttggctgACTCCAATGTATCCATTTGCAGCTAAGTGAACAGACTCAGCGCGGTGTATGAAAACATTCCCAAAGCTCTCGCcgtgcccgggaatcgaacccaagaACAGTTGATTGTGAGTCATCTGCGCTTAAccgtaattatatattatttaattctTTCAAACAGATGTATAAATTAAATCGAAGATTCTTTAACAAATTTGGTGACCTTTGATGGCTGAATAAGGCCACCACGATGCCTCAGTGACCAACAAGCAAGTACCGGCAGTCAAATATAGTCCGATACAAAAACAATAAACCTAGTGTATATATACAACGCAAGTTCAATAAACaactttgttattatttattattcaactttagttattatttatttattcaactTTGTTATTACGAGGGGACGTAACAAAGTTACGCTCCCTCACTATCTGGTTGACTTGGGAGGTCGCTGAGGTGAGGAGCAGCTAGAGACACGTTTCTTTGTTAAATAATGTTtaagtaaaattatatataaaaattcttaacaCTAAGAGATAGTGTTGGATAAATTTATGTAAAAGTAATCTTGATTAGTTATATTTTGAAACGCCTTATTTATTTTACTTAAAAATTTATAACAATTAAGTTGTTGCAAATTAAAACCTAAATGTAAGTATATTCTATAATCAGATTTTACTAAAAAAATTCTAATGTGTAAATAAAGACTAACATTATATGTTCAGGACAAGTCAACTACGTATAGTAATCAAAGACTCTAATTATCTAATACATAATCAGGATACTCTAGAGAGCGTTAAATGAATTGAGATAAAAATAGTTGATTCTAGATAGCATTATCTAAACAGCATTAGAAtcaataagccttaataaccctccagaagtcaATAGGTCTTGAAACCCCCCCAGAAGTCAATAGGCCTTGAAAACCCTCCAGAAGTCAATAGGCTTTGATAACCATCCAGAAGTCAATaggccttgataaccctccagacgttaacaggccttaataaccctccagaagtcaATAGGCTTTGATAATCCTCCAGAAGTCACTaggccttgataaccctccagaggctgatagacctTTAGCCAACCAATTTCACAGTGTAGAATTACAATGTAAGATTACAATTGTCCTAAGTTAACAAATGGCTATTTAAGTCCGTAGACTGCATTTAAAGATTAGATAAAGATAAAGATGGCATGAATTACTTTCTTcattctcgtgttcttgaggatatcctcatattgcacccaaaatttgccagtgcaggctactgaacatatggccctgtatgactaaccatcctgcgagatggggacttttagtatcactgctgccttattcactctcgtgttcatgatgatatccttATAAAACACCAAGAGTTTACCAgtgtagactactgatcacatgcctctgtatgattaaccatcctgtgtgattggGATTTATAGCATCAAGTAGCTAGTTTTTTAAAACACTGtgctgcccttcatatagtctagggtagctgcacaaatgcagatgtacctaaatgtgttgataaaaaaaaaaaaataccaagaCTCAAAAGAGTCTTAGACGATTTAAGACTCCTCAGGAAAATGACAATAAACCTTTTCATGAAATATATTGGATGAAAGGCGAAAGTTTATTCTATCTTGGTGCTAGGATAACTGAGCATATCTCTAAGATCTAGTATATTAGAGCACAATCGGGATGTTagagaaacactggtgacacagggGACACTGACGACAGGTGACACTGATGACACAGGTGACACTGATGACACAGGTGACACTGGCGCTTGACGTGAAACGTAAACATTTTGGACATTTCTGTTATTTGCAGATATTTAAATTTCTCGAATAATTTGACAGCAAgtgtcatatcaacatttgacagCAGgtgtcatatcaacatttgacagCAGGTGTCATGTCAACATTTAACTGCAGTTGTCATGTCAACATTTGAGAGCAGGTGTCATGTCAACATTTGACAGCAGGTGTCATGTCAACATTTGACAGCAAGTGTCATGTCAACACTTGACAGCAAgtgtcatatcaacatttgacagCAGGTGTCATGTCAACATTTAACAGCAGGTGTCATGTCAACATTTGAGAGCAGGTGTCATGTCAACATTTGACAGCAGGTGTCATGTCAACATTTGACAGCAGGTGTCATGTCAACACTTGACAGCAAGTGTCATATCAACATTTCACAGCAGGTGTCATGTCAACATTTGACGGGAGGTGTCATGTCAACATTTGACGGGAGGTGTCATGTCAACATTTGACGGGAGGTGTCATGTCAACATTTGACGGGAGGTGTCATGTCAACATTTGACAGCAGGTGGCAAGTTATGCCAGCCTTTTACAGCAGTTGGTAACACTTGTAACCGTCCGATGGAAGACGTGGCACTGAACACTCTACAGTCACAGTGTCACTGAGGCCATATCAAAGCACCTGCGCCACATGTGTGACACTTGCAGCTATTGTGTCTGTCATACTTTACTAACACCTGAGCAGCACTTGTCTAGCACTCGATGGAACAGATTAACGCCTCTCGCACTTAACTAACACCTGTTAAACGTGACTATAACATCTGTGACACATAACTAACACCTGTGGCAACGAGCAGACTTACCGTCCTGCAAGCGACCATGGCGGGAAGACACGAGAGTTATAAACAAGTAGAAGTCACCAGTGACGCAGATGACAACAGCTGAGTAGAAGGTTCGGCAGGTGATACGTTCACAGAtcaggagcgagagagagaagcggCTGTAGGGATGTGTTCACTGGTCAGGCCCCTCTGTGGAGTGTGCCTCTCATGTGCCAGTCAGGTTTTTATACCCCGAGGCAATGATGTGGGTGGCTGAGCATCCCCCCTCCATCATCTCCCCTCCCTACTCCCTCTCCCAGCATCCGCCTGAATTGCGTACATGAAAACAACATCatcattttcaacattttcatgaGGCCAGGAGGCCGGCGGGTCAGGAGATCAAGCGGCTGTTTATGGGACTATAGGAAATGATATGAAGATGGGTCATCTGCAGAGGTGGAGGGATGGCGTTA carries:
- the LOC123765785 gene encoding molt-inhibiting hormone isoform X3; this translates as MWSLVVVVVVASLGSSGVHGRSVEGSSRLEQLLSSGSSSSEPLSFLSQDHSVNKRQVFDQACKGIYDRAIFRKLELVCDDCYNLYRKPKVATTCRENCYANSVFRQCLDDLLLINVVDEYISGVQIVGK
- the LOC123765785 gene encoding molt-inhibiting hormone isoform X1, which produces MCQTKYCLINDFVRGSLKMWSLVVVVVVASLGSSGVHGRSVEGSSRLEQLLSSGSSSSEPLSFLSQDHSVNKRQVFDQACKGIYDRAIFRKLELVCDDCYNLYRKPKVATTCRENCYANSVFRQCLDDLLLINVVDEYISGVQIVGK
- the LOC123765785 gene encoding molt-inhibiting hormone isoform X2, with the translated sequence MVACRTMWSLVVVVVVASLGSSGVHGRSVEGSSRLEQLLSSGSSSSEPLSFLSQDHSVNKRQVFDQACKGIYDRAIFRKLELVCDDCYNLYRKPKVATTCRENCYANSVFRQCLDDLLLINVVDEYISGVQIVGK